TCGGCGGCGCGCAGGTCCCGCCGGCCGGTGCGGTCCTCAAGCTCTGCGACCTCCTGGAAGCGTGCCCGGTTGCGCTTGTCGAAGGGGTGCCGGGTATTCCAGTCGCCGTCGATGAGCGCCTTGCGGATGAACTCCTCGCGGGCGTGCTCCGGGTCCACCTTCGCGTACAGCACGGTGCGGTCAGCGATGATCGGCACCCCGAAGAGGGTGGCCCGTTCGGCGGCGACGACGGCGCCGCGCTTGGAGGACCACACCGGGTCCGAGTAGGAGCGTTTCACCAGGTGCGCGCCGAGCTCCTCCGCCCAGGCGGGATCGATCTTCGCGGCGGTGCGCGCCCAGAGCCGGGAAGTCTCCACGAGCTCGGCGGCCATGATCAGGTCGTGGTTCTTCTTAAAGAGCCCTGACCCTGGGAAGACGGCGAACCGGGTGCCCCGGGCGCCTTGGTAGTCGCGGGTCCGCGGGGCGTAGAGCCCGATGTTGGAGAGCAGCCCGGCCAGCAGCGACTGGTGCACGCCGTCGTGCGCGGAGACGTGGTCGATCTCGTCGCGGATTCGGACTCGCTGCTTGGAGAGTCTGGCCTGCTGTGCGATCTCGCCCAGCTGGGTGACGAGGTCCTGCCATTCGCGGATGCGCAGCCAGTTCAGATGCTCGCGCCTGCAGAGCCGTCGGAACGCGGAGGAGGAGAGCTCCTGCTGCTGCTCGCGGATGTAGCGCCAGAGGTTCAGCAGCGCGGAGAAGTCGGACTTGTCGTCGGCGAACCGGCGGTGCAGCTCATCCGCCCGGTCGCGCTCCGCCTCGGGTCGCTCACGCACGTCCTGGATGGACAGCCCCGCCACCAGCACGGTGACCTCGGTGAGGCAGCCGCGGCCAGAGGCCTCCACCATCATCCGTCCCAGCCGCGGATCCACCGGCAGCTGCGCCAATTGCCGGCCGACGCGGGTGACCTGGCTGCGGCTGCCCTGGGCGCGGGCCTCCAGCGCACCCAGTTCGGTGAGGAGCCGGACAGCGTCGGTGACAGCCTTGGAATCGGGCTTCTCGACGAAGGGGAAGTCCAGCAGATCATCAGGGGTGCGCGTGATGCCCATGGAAGACATCTGCAGCAGCACTGAGGCCAGGGAGGTCCGAAGGATCTCCGGGTCGGTGAACTCCGGCCGGGACTCGAAGTCCTCCTCTGAGTAGAGACGGATGCAGATGCCGGGGCTGGTGCGCCCGGCACGTCCGGCCCGCTGGTTGGCACTGGCCTGGCTGATCGGCTCAATCGGCAGCCGCTGCACCTTGGAGCGGGTGGAGTACCGGGAGATGCGGGCGGTGCCGGTGTCGATCACGTATTTGATCCCGGGCACGGTCAGCGAGGTCTCGGCGACGTTGGTGGCGAGCACAATGCGGCGCCTGCCGCCTGGGTTGAACACCCGCCGCTGCTCGGCCAGGGAGAGGCGGCCGAACAGCGGCAGGACTTCGGTCTCGCTGAGCCGCCGATGGCTGCTCACTGTGGATTCCAGCGCATCAGCGGCGTCGCGGATCTCGCGCTCGCCGGGCAGGAACACCAGGATGTCGCCGTGCTCCTCCTCGGAGAGTTCGACGACAGCGGCGCTCAGCGCCTCGAGGGGGTCCCGGTCCTGGTCCCGGGAGGCTGAGGCGGAGCCGCCGTTCTCAGCGTCGGCGTCGAGATCGTTCAGCGGCCGGTAGCGGATCTCCACGGGGTAGGTGCGCCCGGAGACTTCAATGATGGGCGCAGGGGTGAGCTCTCCGGCGTCGTCGGTGCTCCCGAAGTGCTCGGCGAAGCGCTCCGGGTCGATGGTCGCCGAGGTGACGATCACCTTCAGGTCCGGTCGCTCCGGGAGGATGCGGCGCAGGTATCCGAGAATGACGTCGATGTTCAGCGAACGTTCGTGGGCCTCATCGATGATGATGGCGGAGTATTTCCGCAGCTGCGGGTCACGCTGGATCTCGGCGAGGAGGATGCCGTCGGTCATCAGCTTCACGTCGGTGCCCTCGGAGACCTCAGATGTGAAGCGGACCTGGTAGCCCACGCTCTCGCCGATGCTGGTGCCCAGCTCCTCGGCCAGGCGCTCAGCCACCGACCGAGCGGCGATACGACGCGGCTGGGTGTGCCCGATCAGCCCCTGCCGGTGCAGGCCCAGCTCCAGCAGCATCTTGGGCAGCTGGGTGGTCTTGCCGGAGCCGGTCTCTCCGGCGACGATGACCACCTGATGCTCCTGCAGGGCAGAGAGGATGTGGTCGCGCTCGCCGGTGACGGGCAGGTGCTCGGGGTAGTTGAGCTGCTTGAGCTGGTAGCTCTCCCGCGCGCGTCTGTCCGTAGCCATGGCTCCAAAAGGGTATCGGACGGGTGGCGACGCTTCCCGATTAGGCAGTTGCAAAGGTTCTGGGTTAAGCTTGATCTCGCTGTTTTCAGCGATTTGCAGTTCCTTCGGGAACAGCGCGCGAGTGGCGGAATAGGTAGACGCGCTGGCTTCAGGTGCCAGTGCCTTCACGGGCGTGGGGGTTCAAGTCCCCCCTCGCGCACAGCGCTGAAGCAGCAGAAAGCCCCAGTTCGGCCCCGGCTGATCTGGGGCTTTTTCTTTGCCCTGCGGAAAATGTGATCCTTGACACACATTTGGGTCGCAAATAGTATTTCGGGAGGACAAAGTGGTCTGAGTCATGAACCTGCTGGTGCGGTCGGCGTGGGCCGTCTGCGTCCGCTTCAGATGACCCGTCGAACGAGGAGGTTCCTTATGTCATCTCTGAGCACCCGACTGACCGCAGCCCTGGGCGTCACCGCCCTGCTGCTCACCGCTTGCGGCGAAGCCGAGAACGGTGAGCCCGACGACGTGGAGGCTGAGCCGGCAGAGACGGCGGAGGCCGCCGGCGCGGGGGATGGCCAGGCCGGGGACGACGAGGCTGAAGCTTCCCAGTGCCAGTTCGCTCCCGAGGAGCAGACGGAGCATGTCTACGATGAGGACTCCTTGGGCTACTGGGCCCAGCATGCCGACTTGCAGATCGGCAACGTGGCAGCTGGTGGTGGGCACCACGAGGATGAGGACTATCCGGACCCGTTCCCGGACGACCCGGACTACCGGGACCGGCTAGCTGCCGAGTTCACTTCCATCACCCATGAGAACTACCTGAAGGGGGAGTTCATCCACCCGGAGGAGCGGGACGAGTTCCACTTTGAGGAGGCTGACGCGGTCGTCGAATTCGCGCAGGAGCACGGTATGGATGTGCGTGGCCATGCCTTGTTCTGGCATTCCCAGAACCCGGAATGGCTCGAGGAGGGCGTGGAGAACGGCGAGTATGCCGAGGACGAGCTGCGGGATCTCCTCGAGGAGCATGTGCGCACCGTCGTCGACCGCTATGCCGGTTGCATCCAGCAGTGGGACGTGGCCAATGAGATCTTCGACGACGAAGAGGAGCCTCAGCTGCGTGACGGCTCCTACGAGGACTCCGGCAACCTGTGGATCCGCGAGCTCGGCCCGGAGATCCTGGACGATGTCTTTCAATGGGCGCATGAGGAGGACCCGGACGCCCTTCTGTTCTACAACGACTACTCGGTCGATGGTGAGAACGCGAAGTCTGACGCCTACTACGAGCTGATCCAGGAGCAGCTGGAGCGCGATGTGCCGGTCCATGGCTTCGGCGCCCAGACTCATCTGTCCATGGAGTACGGATTCGATGATTCCTACCAGGAGAACCTGCAGCGGTTCGAGGACCTCGGCCTGGAGACCGCGGTAACCGAGATCGACGTCCGCGGCATGGTCGAAGATGACGGCACCATGTCCCACGAGGACACCGAGGGCGCCCTGCAGCGGTACGAGCATGTGCTGCAGGCCTGCCTGGATCTGGAATCCTGCAGCTCCTTCACTATCTGGGGCACCCTGGATGAGCACAGCTGGATCCCTGGCACCTTCGAGGGTGAGGGCGACGCCGCCCTCTACCGCCTCGGGGAGGACGGGGAGTGGGAGCGCAAGCCTCAGTACTGCGTCCTGCAGCGAACCCTGGTGGTCGAGGCCGAGGGTGAGGAGTTCTGGGAGGGCGAGGGCACCTTCGATGAGTGCCGCGGCCTTCTGGAGGACTACGACGTCTGATCTTCGTCAGTGTCGTGAACTCCATCGTGATCGTGCCTCAGATCCGCGTCATCTTTCGGATTTGAGGCACGATCCGCTGGCAGCGGATCAGAACCAGAATGACGTCAGCCAGCTGGCCGGATGATCACTTCTTCTCCTGGGCTTCGAGGCGAGCTTTGACCTCGGAGCCGTAGACGTCGACGTACTCCTGCCCGGAGAGCCGCATGATCTGGTACATGATCTTGTCGGTCACTGAACGCTGCGCGAACCGGTCCAGGGCCATGGGGTAGTAGGACTCGAAGCTCATGGGTTCGCCGATGATCATCCCCACCCGTCGCACTTTGGGGATGCTGTCCTCAATGGGCTGAACCTTGTCGGTGCCGATCAGGGCGATGGGAATGACGGGCACTTGGGCGCGCAGGGCGAGCTTGGCCACGCCGAGCTTGCCCCGGTAGAGCTTGCCGTCAGGGGAGCGGGTGCCTTCGGGGTAGATGCCGAGCAGGCTGCCCTGCTTCAGTGCTTCTTCGCCGTAGCGGAGGGAGTCGGCACTGGCGGCACCGCCGGAGCGGTCCATGGGGATCTGTCCGGTGGCGGTGAAGAACCACCTGTTGAACTTCCCCACGGAGCCGTCCATCTCCCAGTAGTCCTTCTTGGCCAGGTAGCTCACAGGGCGGGGCACAACCACGGGTACCAGTACGGAGTCGAAGAAGCTGAGATGGTTGGCCGCGAGGATGGCCCCACCCTCTTCTGGAATGTTGTCGAGACCTTTGACCCAGGGTCGCCACACTGCTTTGACCAGCGGTTCGACGGCGAAGCGCTTGGCGTTGATGTAGAACGACGATGTCACAGCATCACCATAGTGCACGCACAGGGCCGGTGCCGGATGGTTTCGGCAGGGATCTGGAGTCTGCTGCGATGTGATGCGTCAGCGCACGTAGCGGTCGATCTCAAGGCCGTCTTCG
The sequence above is drawn from the Nesterenkonia populi genome and encodes:
- the hrpA gene encoding ATP-dependent RNA helicase HrpA, producing the protein MATDRRARESYQLKQLNYPEHLPVTGERDHILSALQEHQVVIVAGETGSGKTTQLPKMLLELGLHRQGLIGHTQPRRIAARSVAERLAEELGTSIGESVGYQVRFTSEVSEGTDVKLMTDGILLAEIQRDPQLRKYSAIIIDEAHERSLNIDVILGYLRRILPERPDLKVIVTSATIDPERFAEHFGSTDDAGELTPAPIIEVSGRTYPVEIRYRPLNDLDADAENGGSASASRDQDRDPLEALSAAVVELSEEEHGDILVFLPGEREIRDAADALESTVSSHRRLSETEVLPLFGRLSLAEQRRVFNPGGRRRIVLATNVAETSLTVPGIKYVIDTGTARISRYSTRSKVQRLPIEPISQASANQRAGRAGRTSPGICIRLYSEEDFESRPEFTDPEILRTSLASVLLQMSSMGITRTPDDLLDFPFVEKPDSKAVTDAVRLLTELGALEARAQGSRSQVTRVGRQLAQLPVDPRLGRMMVEASGRGCLTEVTVLVAGLSIQDVRERPEAERDRADELHRRFADDKSDFSALLNLWRYIREQQQELSSSAFRRLCRREHLNWLRIREWQDLVTQLGEIAQQARLSKQRVRIRDEIDHVSAHDGVHQSLLAGLLSNIGLYAPRTRDYQGARGTRFAVFPGSGLFKKNHDLIMAAELVETSRLWARTAAKIDPAWAEELGAHLVKRSYSDPVWSSKRGAVVAAERATLFGVPIIADRTVLYAKVDPEHAREEFIRKALIDGDWNTRHPFDKRNRARFQEVAELEDRTGRRDLRAADHELLTFFDSRLPRSVTGQRAFDAWWKKARHEIPELLDLPETVLYKPEAEQVDLDAFPTHFDHDGLALELIYAYEAGITVKVPVLFLNQLEPHRFHWFIPGRRTEMITALIRSMPKQLRRNFVPAPDVARQARERLEAEHSVAADPFAPALARVLRQLKGVVVDPGDLELGALPEELRFTFAVVSGKGRTLDSSADLEELQIRFSAENREAIGASVTGSSEAGEPSPGRLSRKLPPQSGLKTPGDATKDAQAASGGVDTKARNQKSWTFGTIPRTVTSTVNGHQITGYPALSRDEDGVRLTVQDSEAAQARTHRAGIVALLRHVLPSPQRYVVDHLSNRERLAFGQFGEIEDLVAECTAAVLGHLVPGSGDAADELPFTAEEFERISRHARAELIEAVLKLTDVVAQALTLNTEIRARLGSVKSKALKPQVSDMRAQIDNLVHRGFITSTGYAQMQHMPRYLKGIQVRLDRLEQGASVAKDTTDMQAVQELEDEHDDAVEAVPAQLPVPAGLAAVKWMIEELRVNLFAQQLGTAQTVSAKRIRKAIKQNRR
- a CDS encoding endo-1,4-beta-xylanase, whose translation is MSSLSTRLTAALGVTALLLTACGEAENGEPDDVEAEPAETAEAAGAGDGQAGDDEAEASQCQFAPEEQTEHVYDEDSLGYWAQHADLQIGNVAAGGGHHEDEDYPDPFPDDPDYRDRLAAEFTSITHENYLKGEFIHPEERDEFHFEEADAVVEFAQEHGMDVRGHALFWHSQNPEWLEEGVENGEYAEDELRDLLEEHVRTVVDRYAGCIQQWDVANEIFDDEEEPQLRDGSYEDSGNLWIRELGPEILDDVFQWAHEEDPDALLFYNDYSVDGENAKSDAYYELIQEQLERDVPVHGFGAQTHLSMEYGFDDSYQENLQRFEDLGLETAVTEIDVRGMVEDDGTMSHEDTEGALQRYEHVLQACLDLESCSSFTIWGTLDEHSWIPGTFEGEGDAALYRLGEDGEWERKPQYCVLQRTLVVEAEGEEFWEGEGTFDECRGLLEDYDV
- a CDS encoding lysophospholipid acyltransferase family protein, whose amino-acid sequence is MTSSFYINAKRFAVEPLVKAVWRPWVKGLDNIPEEGGAILAANHLSFFDSVLVPVVVPRPVSYLAKKDYWEMDGSVGKFNRWFFTATGQIPMDRSGGAASADSLRYGEEALKQGSLLGIYPEGTRSPDGKLYRGKLGVAKLALRAQVPVIPIALIGTDKVQPIEDSIPKVRRVGMIIGEPMSFESYYPMALDRFAQRSVTDKIMYQIMRLSGQEYVDVYGSEVKARLEAQEKK